The Thiohalorhabdus sp. Cl-TMA DNA segment ATTATATTGTTATAGAGAGTGCGCACACTGAAGCAGTAAAAGAGTTTGCGAAAAAGAAAAACTTCCTACAGATGGAAGGGACAAAGGATTGGTTGGCGCACGTTAAAGATATTGATGTATAGATAGTCTGTCAGACTAGCCTGTGTTTTTTTCGATCGACATTCATCTCTTTTGAGCTGTAGAAGCTCTGGGGATGGAGCGATCACCCAGGATACCGTCCGGGTTGACCGGTGGGAATAGCAGACCTTCCTCGGCATGCTCGCTCCGCTGATCTCGTTCGGCTAACCAGGCCGTCCCCCGCTCTACCGCGCAGTACGGGGAGCCCTGCGGCCCGCGGGCAATGGCCTTGGACTCCGGGGCTCCCGCTGGTTGGCGGTAGATTGCCACTCGAAGTGCAATACCGGTCCACTGGTAGGGGCCGGGTTGTCATGGGAACCGAGGACCCGTACCAGCAGCCGTCTGAGCGCGAGCACCTGTGTCAGTGCCGTATCGAGGGCGCCAGCTTCCGGACCATTGGCCGGGAGCTGGGCCGGGATCCCGGGACCCTCAGCCGGGAGGTCGGCCGGAACCGACGACGAAGTGGCACCTATTGGCCCGAGGCCGCAGGACGAAAAGCTCGGGCCGGTGCTTTCGGGGCAATCGCTGCGAGGGGAATGCCGAGCTGGGCGCTTGCGTTAGGAAGCGCCTGGAGCTGGACGGCAGTCGCAGCAGTAAATTGCCGACCGCATGCGGTATGAAGGCTATGGTCGCCCGGTCAGCTGCCCGAGACCATCTACCGCTATGTCTATAGGCCACAAGGCAAGAAGCGGCGGCTGCATCGCTGCCTGTGGCGCGGCGAGCCCCGGCGCGGATATCGGGCGGCCGAACGACCCAGGGATCCGCGGATCCCGGACCAGCGCTCCATCCATGACCGCCTCGAGGCCGCCAGACTGCAGTGAGTTGGGCAGCCCTGGGAGGGCGACAGCATGCAGACCTCCGAACCCAGAAGCGCCCCATGCTGACGATCACCGAGCGCCAGTCCCGCTTTGCGCTGGCAGCGGAGCGGCCGGATCGGACAGCCGCCGAGGCTTCAAAGGTGCAAGTGCGCTTGCTGGGCCATTTGCCACCAGTGGCCCGTCGGTCTATAGGTACTACGGCAGCGAGTTCTTTGAACATGAGACTGTCACCGCCGCCACCGGGGTGGTGACTACTTCTGCGACCCTCCATGCGCCCCTTGGCAACGGGGTGCCATCGAAAACGTAAACCGCTGGCTGCGGCGGGACCTGCCCCGAAAATCCTGCTGGAGTATTACCCGGCCTAGGACCTGTTTAAGCCCTCTGGCTATACAACACCACGCCTCGCAA contains these protein-coding regions:
- a CDS encoding helix-turn-helix domain-containing protein, translating into MGTEDPYQQPSEREHLCQCRIEGASFRTIGRELGRDPGTLSREVGRNRRRSGTYWPEAAGRKARAGAFGAIAARGMPSWALALGSAWSWTAVAAVNCRPHAV